The sequence attagaatcataatattatcaaaatttacaacaggATTGCAACAATAactctaacattaaaatcataacattatcaaaatttacaacaagattgcaacaataattcaaaccctaaaccctaaatctCAAAAGTAGAAGGAACTAGAAGCAGGAAAAATCGGAGTGCCTCCAGactttacaacaacaacaacaacaaagccttagtcccgaaatgattcggggtcggctaacatgaatcatcatataaaaccgtgaaatcaagtcatgtcagcgacacaaattcgctccctccactccgtcctatccactaccatattttcctcaattcccagtaaactcatatcactctcgatcaccctcctccaagtttgcttaggtcttcccctatccctcaccactacatccttttgccactcttcggttctcctaaccggcgcatcaagcgctctacgtctcacatggccaaaccatcttagtcggttttctcttattttattctcaatagatgtgacccctacttttgtcctaattatttcattgcCTCCAAACTTTACAGAAGTAAGAAAAATCGGCGGAATAAGCGTCCTTTTGGAATTATAATggtgatttttcttttctttcccttCAACCTAGAACACCACCTCCCCTGCATCCCAGAACACAATCTCCCCTACATCCCAGAACACAACCTCCCCTACATCTCAACACATCGTCTACTATGATTGATGCTTTTGTATTCAAGCTAAAAGGATACTTGAATTTGATGttttgtattcaaccaccttcacaaaaattaagtcGTGTTAGCAAGCTTGCGAAGAGAAATGGAACAAAAAAAGACGTTTTAGCTTCACATAAAACGATTACGCGAAGAGAAAATTAACCCAGAAGAACGATTTTGCTTTGCAGAAAGTGATTATGCGAAGTCTGCAAAGAGAAAAATCAtgctaaaaatgatgattttctcttcgcagactttGCATAATCACTTTCTGCAAAGCAAAATCGTCATTTTCAGCCTATTTTTTCTTCGTAGACTTTGCAAAACTCATTTCGTGAAGCCATTTtctagaaaaatatgaaaagaaacagtagatacttacattatTTCCGTCTTTTACCATTGAAATCGATAATAGCCATATGATAAACGCAGAAAAACAGCCAGGATAACATCgaaaagatgaagaaccatgacttaaTTTTCtagaaacaggaagatgaagaatcaggAGATAAATAGAGGAACAAGAAACAAccatgatgaagaagaaaatggagGGTGATGAGTTCAATATAAAGGaagggggaagatgaaaggATAGATAGGAATGGGAAGGCGAAACCGTAGATAAGAAAGGGAATATGAAAGATCTGAGATATTTTGGGGAAGTCACAAtaatatagtctagatatgCAATAGGTTTGATAATTGGTCTAAATAAGTAAATAGATCTCCCATTTGactcaattttgtaattttcccttaattCAATTGAATCATATTGTCATTAATTGTCTTGTTTAAAGAGGATACAACCTCAACTTGGTCCAAAAATACAATTGACCCTTCAAATTCATAAAATATCTCATTGGGCTTTTAAACTTAAAATTATTGACTACTTGACCTTGatcttgcttaaagtgataagTTTCAAATTTATCTAAATCCTTTCTGGTTGTCCCACCTAGATTAAGAGAATTAATTATGTAAACTTATTTAGAATTTAAGAATTCAAGAGTAACAAGACACTTTGTAAAGTGTCTTCAAGAAGACCCATcaattttttgaacaaaatcCAAGAGTCTCCTTCAAAAGAAAAGTTGTAAATCATATAATAACCCAACTGAATTCTCTTCCTTCAAACAATTTTCAGGAAGCATGAGAAAAAATACACAAAAAACTATTTTCATAACAGAAGTTTGTACAGTTTTATTACCTTCACTAAACTTTATTTtatacaaacaaaataaattaactttgcaagaaaaacaataataataataatagcacTACTAAAGTCACTTTTAATGATTTCCATCAAATATACTGGAAAGATGACGAAAACCGCGAGTAGAAATAAATtccaaaattgaatgatttcaTAGATACAAAATAAAGTTTAATAACCATGATAAAACTTTGTTGTTCAAACTTGAGTGTCTGCTGGTGCTTTTAACTCCAATATGTACTCACTCAGTATAGGATTTCAACCTAAACAGAGCATATCTATTTTCATCTGGTAGATGATAATAACACAATTTAATGCTTGATTGAAGGCACATACATAGATCATATCATATCTTAATCCAAAAATATGaaagaatttaaaaaaaaagaacagcACATGCTCCAAATACTTCTCAAAATTGCTGCTCCCAACACCTTATCTTCAAATGGCTCAATTAATGGACTGCTTCTTCCAGGACTTGCATCCAAAGACTAATTGAATTGATTCCAGCTATTTCATTAATGGTGTTCTTCTATACAACCAAAATGCTCATTCTCAATCTTTACCCACTAGACGAacgtattttttattatcaaCTGTGAATCTGGAACTTGAATTGATCTATCCATGGCACCAAGGAGATAAACATATATTCATTAGTTTAGATTAGGTCCCTAGCAAACATAAAAGGAAACAATATATAGCACAAAGAGTTCTGACCTTTCGCTCAAGCATATCAATGAGTTGGGTTTCATCCTTTGTTATGTCAGATTCCTGGAGTGATCCAAGAACAAGCTTTTTTagtttcttcatcttcaatgCTCCATCTGGATTCTGTTTTCATCGGACAACATATAGAGAAGTCTTAAAAATTACGGAGAATACTGAAAATCACAGTGTATGCCAATTCAACGTTAGAGGAAAGCTTTCTTGTATCCTTGTTTATGCACTTGCATGTATGTGACACCAAGTTTATTATATCAATAACCATATAATGAATCTAATCTGAATTTCATTTTTTGTCAAGATGTGGATGATTTACTGGATATTTGAAGTAAAAGCATAAAGAAATGTGAGAAGAGATACACATACAGTTTTCAAGGCAGATTTTATCAACTTCTTCAAGTTTATCTTCTTGTTAGTATCTTCTTTGTTAACAGATTCTACAATCTTATCATCTTTAACGCCGTCATGTTTAGCTTTCTTCAAATGGCTCTCCAAATCATCTGCTTTGGCTTTATGGACCTGAAGTACAGCGTTGCCTGTTTCATTTGTACCATTGATGCCATTCTTTTGTACAAGACCATTGCCACTCATGGATTCATCAagttttctcttcttctttgatTCCAACGTCACAGTCTCTGTTTCTGAGGCGTCATGTTTCTGGCCATCTTTAGGCGTATGCTGTACTTCTTGTTCCTCCACATGTTTATTATCAACCAATTCACAATTTGTAGCATTTCCATTGGGGGCAGATTTAGCATGAAAAGCTCGAGCCTTTGCTCGGTGTTTCTTTCCATCAGCATGGATAAGCAACGCTTGTTTACTGGTAGCCTTGGTATTGCAGAGACTGCAAATGTACATGTTTATAAAGTGCATTGTTTATTAGCTGGAATCTTAAGGTAAAAAAAGGACCTAATAAAAATCAACAAAGTTAAATACAGCCACTCCACATGCATAAGTCTTAGCATTTTAACTTGTGTGCCACTTCATCAGGGATTTCACATTTCACAATAGATGTGCATTCTCACCTCAACCATTTGTTTTTACCAAGGTTATCAAAACCGGACCGACCCGGCCGGGTCAACCCGGTTGAACCGGACCCGGTACGTAAACCAATCCGGAGGTACTAAAAAAACATGTCTCAAACCCGCTTGAAACCCGTTCAACCGTCCGGTTGAACCGGTCACGGGTTAACGCACCGgtccaaattttattatttaaaaaattaaaaaattacatttaatttaaattattaactCATTAATTGATTAGTtatgaattaattaataattagaaTTATAATTAATGCTAAGGGTACCCTTGTTGAAATTTtcgaaaattaattagattctAGGTATTTTTTTTAgactttctttcttctcttataCTAATTGCTTGCTCTAATAGTTTTCTAATTCTTTTATGTAgaatttcttcttctcctccgcTTCAAATTTGTTCTTCCATTTTTTTCTCTCCATATATTAGTTTATAATTATTTAGAATTTcatcaaattttttaaatatcttTTTAGTCTTAAATAATATCTTTATGAATTATAAGTTTATCCTTCATCATTTgatctaatttaattttttcatttaaCTGCATAAATGAGTGGAAGAAATTATTTGGAGGTAATGTTCcatgtttaaaaaaattagcaaTTAGAATGTTGAGTTAGCTTCATTTGATCTACTTTTTGCAAACAACGAGAGAAAATTTTTTAGCTGTAGAACTTGATTTGATCATGATAAGGCTCGAGTCAATATGACATTTATCTATCAGTTAGTATTTTACCACATTGGTGATCATTTTAGTAGTATGGCGTTAAACTTGATGTTTTTCTATTATGAACTTATTATTTTggtattctaatttattttttggtATTAAAGAACATGATTataagagggcgagccttggcgcaacggtaaacgttgttgtcttGTGACCAAgagtcacgggttcgagtcttaggagcggcctcttgattataagagggcgagccttggcgcaacggtacgGTTTTGATAACCATGGTTTTTACAAAGGAAATAGATATTTTCTGCTgaaaaaagctccaaaatgagAAAACTCACATTGGCAAAAACTCCATACAGCAAGAGTGACACTAAAAGCTAGACCAAGCCTAAAGAAATCATCATACACACATATCTATAAGGGACATACCTCTTGCATAAACTGTCAATATCATTTGAGCAACATTTTTCTTACTACAGTGCTCAATCATGAAATCCCCAAATACTtcaattcataacatgtatagAAGAAACTAAGGAACTTGCTTATTCTTTCAGAGTTCCAACTATCATCGTAGTTGTCAAATCGAGATTTGACTCGTGAACAGAAGTCCTCATTTTGCAAATCGTGACTCGTGAATCAAATTGTAAGATTCggttcaaattcataatattataaaaaaaaaattaccatgttgaacttaaaatattatcaaaaCATTAGTCTAGAAATGTAATTTTAatgtcaaaaaaataaataatatcaacctaagtacttaaaattcaaatataaTGCAAAAGCAATCCAAATAAAACTAATTCACAAATCTAATGCAACTGCAATCCTAATAAAACTTCAATTTGTTGAAGTTTCTGATGAATGGTGATGAAGATAATTTGCTTCTGATCATCTGTTGTTGCACCACGATACAGCAAAGTGGCGAAGACGTTTTCTGGATGGGATGGGACTTGCGTGTTGATTTGAAATTGAAAAGTCATATATGTTGATGTGTTTTGATTTGTTAaggattaattataattaattttatttcttattttttaaatttttgattGGTTCTTTTCCACTAATTCATTTCCTTCCTTCATTAGAGACTTCTAGTTTTACTAAACTACAATTTGAAATCTTCTGCAGCAGTTATTATTATCACAATTTTTTAGCATATTTCCTGAATCGGTGCCGACTCGACCGATTCATATCCGATTTTCTGTTATAATTTAGATTCTCCCTATAGATTCGGCTTGAAATACAGCTGAATGAAATCATATAATTCGAATAGCGAATTTTTCGAATAGTAGAAATCTGATAACAGtgactatcatatttttttctttctttttatttgcaaTGCCAACATAAATTTTCACATCATAGACAAGACTGAATAAAATAATCATGAGCATTCTTTCATCCATATAGTAATTAATCTCATGGAAAAGGAAATCAGAAAGCATGATGTTTAAATTCCAGTTTCTGTGGAATATCAGTGACTTATGAGAGATTCATTAACACAATTTCATCAATCTTGTAATTCATCTCATATGAAACAAACCAGAAAGCATGCCCATGAAATAATATCTAAATTCCAATATTCAGTGGCATATCTGCTGACTTATGATTGAAAGAGCAAGCATAACTAGAGGAATCAGGGGGAAAGTATAAAACACTCAAACGCACCTACAAAACCAAGGTGGGCGTTCAGATAATCCAACATTTATATCTACATCAGGTTTTTGCTTTGTCTTCTTCTCGGATTTGGGAGTCGCACCATTTGGAGCTTTTCCTGGACCCTTAGGACCATATTTTTCCTGAACAGGaacaaattttaaaaatcaGTAATCTAACGGAAAGAAGCTCCATTTAAAACTGAATCTCATCAGACAGATCGCTCACAGGCAAAGAATAAAACAACTAACCGCCTCAGTAATGCACTGATTGTGGCCCTGAACGCTTTCCTGCCCGAACATTTCACCGCAATCAATGCATGATAGCTGCAGAATCAACATCAAAGACAAAAATAGATCACTCAAACAGTTAAAATTTGTTTTAGATTATAGAATCAAAGAAAATGGAGAAGTATCCACCTTGAAAGCAGAACACATTCTGAAGTGACCAAGTAACTTCGGTTTCTTTAAGTTTTCTCCACAATCCTCACACTGAAACCACACCATTTTTTCGTTTCAAAGCGATACAGTGCGGGAAGGAAGGAGATGAAATTCGTGAAAAAGAAGCTCTGCAATTCTACATATGGAGGGGTTTAAGACGTTGATTAGGGTTTTTTCTTTTGCAATTTCCGGATCCAGATACCTCGGACCCACTAAACCCCTAAACGCTCCGTTTCGAATCTGTACCTAGTGGGTTTTGGCCCAAGCATTTTATTTCAGTTCTCAATAGGGTATTAAACAAGCCCAATCTGAGTTTAAAGAGTTCAGGCCCAGTTCaactaaaaatatttttttacaaaaataaattaggATTGTCAATTTCTAACACGATAAaataatttatagagataatgTGTCTGATAACATCAAACACgattataagtttttttgtattacataatatataataatgcaAAAATATTTATATGTCTAACCATTTTAACACtcctaaaataaatattattttttagtgTTGTCTTTTTTTGGATAATTTATCTGATTTTTTCGGTTCGAGACTGGTCAGACACCTTTTAGGTAGATCATCTCTCAATTGATGCTTTCTGCGTACGTTAGAATCCGAACTTAAACAACTACGGGTTCTTAACCACTCAAGCAAACCTCGGTTAGTTTTGGTTCTTTTAGAAGTTTTGTTCATtaacataattataatttatataaaattattctATTATATAAATAGAAAATACAATTAAGATTAAATATATGTAAACTAGTTGAAAATTCTAAA comes from Euphorbia lathyris chromosome 8, ddEupLath1.1, whole genome shotgun sequence and encodes:
- the LOC136201931 gene encoding UBP1-associated proteins 1C; translation: MVWFQCEDCGENLKKPKLLGHFRMCSAFKLSCIDCGEMFGQESVQGHNQCITEAEKYGPKGPGKAPNGATPKSEKKTKQKPDVDINVGLSERPPWFCSLCNTKATSKQALLIHADGKKHRAKARAFHAKSAPNGNATNCELVDNKHVEEQEVQHTPKDGQKHDASETETVTLESKKKRKLDESMSGNGLVQKNGINGTNETGNAVLQVHKAKADDLESHLKKAKHDGVKDDKIVESVNKEDTNKKINLKKLIKSALKTNPDGALKMKKLKKLVLGSLQESDITKDETQLIDMLERKINSSSRFTVDNKKYVRLVGKD